GCCCGCAGAGTCCCTCCGGTCCATCCCGTCACCGGCCGGATTCCGTGCAGCGCGTTCACCAGCCACACCTCACGGCCGTCCAGCTCGGCCACGGTCCGCTCCCGGTGGGCGACGTGGATCCCGTCGCGCCGGGCCCGCTCCTGAACGAGGGCGACGGTCACCCCGGGCAGGACCGGCAGCCTGGGCGGAGGCAGGCACAGGGTGTCGTCCTCCCACCACAGGACGCTGGCCGTGGCCGCCTCCAGCACGGTGCCGGAGGGCACGACCAGCACCGCCTCCTCCGCGCCCTGTCCGGCCGCCCGCTCGCGCACTCGGGCGAGGGTGCCGAGGTCCGGGCCCTTGCGCCGGGGCACGATTCGCGGATCGGACTGGCCCGCGGCCCAGACCCGCACACCCGCCCCGAGCGGGGGCGCGTGCCGCAGGAGCAGCCGCAACTCCAGGGAGCGGGGCCCGAGTTCGACCCGGGGGAACCACTCACCCGTACGCGGCAACGTGTCGGCCATGTCCCGCCAGAACTCCAGCAACCGGCGCAACGGTGGTCCGCCGGCCTCGCCGCAGGCCCGCAGGAACCGCTCCCGGTGCCGTTCGAACCCGCGCACCCTGCCGTCCCGTACGAGCCAGGAGTCCGCGACCAGCAGAGGCGCCGTCGACACCGACGCCGGGGTCAGCCCCCGGCTCGGTGACCATGCCAACAGGCCCTCCGCGACGACCGGTTGTGTCACAGCGGTTCCTTCCTCCCTCAGTACTTGCCGCCGGCGTTCACCGGCGCTCCGTGCCGCGGCCCGTAGGGCGCGTGCTCCAGCCACGACCCGCACCACGGCAGTACGGGCGCGAGCGCCGCCGCCGCCCGCTGTCCGACCCGGACGATCCGGCGCCGGGGCCGCAGATGGTCCAGCGCGGCACCGGCGGCGGCACTGTTGAACAGCGCGGCGGCCCGCCGTACGTCGGCGAACTCCTCG
This is a stretch of genomic DNA from Streptomyces sp. NBC_00285. It encodes these proteins:
- a CDS encoding aminotransferase class IV, which translates into the protein MTQPVVAEGLLAWSPSRGLTPASVSTAPLLVADSWLVRDGRVRGFERHRERFLRACGEAGGPPLRRLLEFWRDMADTLPRTGEWFPRVELGPRSLELRLLLRHAPPLGAGVRVWAAGQSDPRIVPRRKGPDLGTLARVRERAAGQGAEEAVLVVPSGTVLEAATASVLWWEDDTLCLPPPRLPVLPGVTVALVQERARRDGIHVAHRERTVAELDGREVWLVNALHGIRPVTGWTGGTLRAAPAVRAPEWRAWLDDIMEPLPSY